GACGTCGGGTTCCTGCGCAGCGCGCGGATCCCGCTCGAGCGGCCGGTGGGATCCCGCCAGCTCCTGCAGCACGCGCCGCCGGCGGGCTGAGCGCCCGGTCAGGCGGCGGGCGACGTGCCCGCGTCGTCGTCATCCGACGGCTCGGGCTCCCAGTCGTAGGCCCACGTCGGCGCGAGCTGGCGGAGCCGGAACGCGCGCCACTGCCAGAACGCCCAGAAGGTGGGCCACATCGCGGGCCCGAGGAGGCCCGCCTCGAACTCGAGCTGGTCGCGGAAGAGGGTCTTGACGCGACCGTCCTCGTCGGGGCCGGCGGGATCCGCGGAGACGGCCATGCTGTGCCGCATGCTCGTGGGGATGGACATGAGCCCGGAGAGCCCGTGGCCGTCGTCGCGCACGATGCGGACGCCGTCGACGCGCGGCTTCATGTCCCGCAGGCGGATGCTCTGGCGTCCGGCCGTGAACGGGCCGGTCTGCATCGCGGCGACGTGCTCGCGGCCGTCCCAGCTGGTGGGGAACCCGCCGTCCTCGAGCGGCACGAAGTCGACGAGCGGGCCGGCGACCTCCCGCATGACGGTGGGCGAGTGGAGCGCGCGCCAGGCGGCGTCGGGATCGCAGTCGAGGATGGTCTTCAGCAGCACGCGCATGGCCCCAGTCTGCCCCGCGCGGCTGGGGGATCGGCCGGGCGTGCCGGGCGACCGTGCCCGTGGGACAGGATGGGACGGACATGATCAGGTACTGGGTGGGCGTCGTCTCGCGCGACCGCGTGCTCGACGGCCTGGACCTCGGCATCGCGCAGGTCAACCGCGGCGCCCGTGAACCGGTCGAGCGGCTCGGCGAGGCCGACGGCTTCGTGTACTACTCGCCGCGCGAGTCGTACCCGGACGGTCAGCTCCTGCGGTCCTTCACCGCGATCGGCCGCGTCGCCGACGCCGCGCCCTACCAGGGGCGCGTGGGCGAGTGGCGGCCGTGGCGGCGGCGGATGGACTGGGACCTCGGCGCGGTCGACGCCCCCATCCGTCCGCTCGTGCCCGTCCTCGACTTCACGCGCGACTCCCTCGAGTGGGGCCGCAAGCTCGCGCCCGGGCTGCTGGAGATCTCCCGCGACGACTTCGAGGTGATCCGCCAGGCCATGCGCCGCGGGGCGCCCGAGCCGTCGCGCCGCGTCATCCGCGGAGGGGCGGGGCCCTGGACGCCCGTAGCATCGGATCGTGACCTCCTCCGCTGACGCCGCGCACCCCGACCCGTCGACGCAGGCCCGCTACCAGGTCCGGCTCGACGGCGGGGTCGCCGGCGCCCGCCGCATCGCCTCCGGCGCCGACGTCATCGTCTGGGTGGACGCCCTGCCCTCCGTCCCGCCGCCCACGGCCGCCCGCCGCGACGAGGTCCTCGCGACCATGCCCGCCCGGCCCGCCGTGGTGAGCGCGGGCCTCGCGGACGGCCCGGCCGTCGCCGCGTGGATCCTCGCCCTCCAGGAGGCGCTCGACCGCCGTGCGTACGTGGCCGTGGTCGCCGCGGGGACGGTGGAGGCCGACGGATCCTGGCGCGCCTGCGCCGAGGACCAGCTCGCCGCGGGCGCCGTGGTCGACGCGCTCGCCGCCCTCGGGATCGACGCGACGTCGCCCGAGGCCGCCGTCGCGTGCGCCGCGTACCAGCAGCTGCGGCCCGCCGTGGGCCACCTGCTCACCGCGAGCGTCTCCGCGCGGCGCCTCGACGCCGCGGGCCACGGCGCGCTCGTGTCCGCGTCGCTCGCCGCGGACCCGGCCGACGTGGTCGTGCACCGCCTCCACCGCGACGCCTGAGCTGCGGCCTGCCGCCCCGCCCGCACGGGCTCGGATGCCCGCGCGGAATGGGCTCACGGCCGCGCGTGTTCTCCTGTGTCAGGCGCCGCCGTCCGCGTGACGCCCCCGATCGTCAGGAAAGGCACGCACATGAAGGCACTTCTCAACGGCGTCACCGTCGCCGAGGCTCCGAAGGACGAGCTCATCCAGATCGAGGGCAACTGGTACTTCCCGCCGCAGAGCGTGGACATGTCGCTCCTCACCGAGACCTCCACGCCCTACCACTGCCCGTGGAAGGGCGACACGCAGTACTACTCCGTGAAGGACGGCGAGACCCAGCTGCAGGACCGCGCCTGGTCGTACCCGACGCCCATCCCGTCGTCGTTCGACCGCGTCGGCCGCGACTACAGCGGCTACGTCGCGTTCTGGAAGGAGGTCCGCGTCAGCGAGTGACGCGGATCGCCGGTCACGGCCCGGGGGCTCCGGCTCCCGGGCCGTCGTCGTCCCCGGGGCCGTCCGCGGGAGCCCCGTCGGCGGGCGCGGGACGCAGCGGCGCCACGCGGGCCGGGATCCCCGTCCGCCGCTCGCGCAGCTGCCGGGCGCGGTGCGCGCGCACCTTCGCGCGGTTGCCGCAGCGGCGCATCGAGCACCAGCGGCGCGTGCCGGAGCGGGTGGTGTCGAGGTAGAGCACGGTGCAGTCGTCCGCCGAGCAGCGGTGGATCCGCTCGGAGCCCGCCCCGAAGACCGCCACCGCGTCGCGCGCCGCCGAGGCGAGCGCCTGCGCGGGCCGGGCGAGCGCGCGGCCGGCCTGGCGGGATCCGCCGCCGAGCGCGGGCGGCAGGTCGGGCGTCGCCGCGTAGAGGTTCAGGACGTCGACGTCCCGCGGCGCGGGCTCCCGGCCGTCGGCGAGCGCGGCGGCGATGTCGCCGATCGCCTGCCGGAGCGTGCGCGCGTCGGCGAGGTCCCGCTCCGCCGGCTCCGAGACCGGCGCGAGGTGCGCGCTCAGCCACGCGCCGAGCGCCGCGGCGTCGGGCAGCGCCTCGCGCGGCTCCGGGTCGCCGAGCGCGCCCGTGTACGCGAGGTCGAGGCTCACGGCGCCCGTGTCGAGGAACCAGCGGAGTCCGTCCGGGTCGGTGATCCACTGGCCCGTCGGCCGCTCGGACCCCGGCGCCCGGCTCACGCGGCGCCCTCGCGCCGATCGGCGCGCGACGCGGACGCCGCCGCGCCCGACGGCACGTCGCGCTTCGTCCACGCGATCAGGTGCGCGGCGTCGAACCGGCGCGAGCAGAGGCCGCACGCGAGCGGCCGGGTGGGCTTCCGGTAGCGGAAGTGCGCGTGCCCGGCCGGGCAGGCGCCCACCCAGGGCGCGAGCTCCTCGGCGACCGCGCCCGAGTGCAGGCGCGACCCCTCGTAGCCGAGCTCGGCGGCCGTCCGCTTCCAGCGCGGGCCGTGCCCGGCACGGGATCCGGCGAGCGCGTGCGCCACCTCGTGCAGCAGCACCTGGTGGATCTCGTCGTCCGCGAAGCGCCCCGCCAGGTGCCGCGAGACGGTGATCCGCCGGTCGCCGTAGTGGCAGGCGCCCGCGCGCGTGCGGGCGTGGTCGAACGCGAAGGTCCACGACGGGTCGAGGTGCAGGGCGATGAGGGCCTCGGCCCAGATCCGCACCCGGGCGAGGTCAGCCACGGTCGGCCGCCCGCGGCCGACGGGGGAGCGGGCCCATCACGCGGGCTGGGCGGCGATGCGCTCCTTGGCGACGTCGATCGCGAGCGCGGAGCTCTCGAGCTGGTCGCTCGGCAGGCCCTCGCGCGTGCGGAGCGTGTACGCGTCCTCGAAGTCGCTCAGCGCGTGGCGGTAGTCGCCGCGGTCGAAGTGCACCTTGCCGCGGTGCTGCAGCGCGAACGCCTCCAGTGCGTACCACTCGTGCGCGCGGGCCTCGTCGACGCAGCCGCCGAGGTCCTGCAGCGCGATGTCGAGCTTGCCCTGGTACTGCTGCACCTGCGCGCGGCGGATGCGGCACGCGAGCAGCGTCTCCCGGTCGCCCGTGAAGCGCGCCTGGCGCACGGCCGCGTTCGCCATGTCCCACGCCTCGTCGAGCCGGCCGAGCATGCGGAGGAGCGCCACCTTCTCGGTGATGGCGGAGAGGCTGCGGAGGTTCTCGAGCTCGTCCAGGCGCTCGCCGGCCGCCCGCAGGTCCACCTTCTCCCGGAGGGTGTCCCTGTCGTAGCCGATGATGATCGCGGTGCCTGTCACGAGGAAGAGATTATCCCGCCTGGATCGGCATGAGCTCGACCCGGAGCAGCTTGTCGTCGCCGTCGCGCGGCGTGCCGCGCCCGTCGGTGTTGCCGGTGAGCATCCGGAGCGACCCGTCGGGGGCCGCCTGCACGTCCCGGATCCGCCCGTACTCGCGGGTGTAGAACTCGGCGACGCGGTCGTCGGGGATGGGGTCCGTGGCCACGGCGCCGGGCCGGACGACCCAGAGGCGCTGGCCGCCGAGGCCGGCCATGAAGACCGTGTCGCCCACGACGGCGATGCCGCTCGGGCTCGCGTCGTCGGTGCCCCACTGGCGCACGGGGTCGATGTAGGCGTCCGCGGCCGCGTCATCGCTCGCGCCCTCCACGACCGGCCAGCCGTAGTTCCCGCCGGGCTCGATGAGGTTCAGCTCGTCCCAGGTGTCCTGCCCGAACTCCGCCGACCAGAGGTTCCCCTCCGCGTCCCACGCGATGCCCTGCGGGTTCCGGTGGCCCATCGAGTACACGGGCGATCCCGGCGTCGGGTTGTCCTCGGCGCCCTGCCCGTCGGGCGTGAGGCGGAGGATCTTGCCGGCGAGCGAGATCGGGTCCTGCGCCGCGTCGCGGAGGTTCGCGTCGCCCGTGGTGGCGTAGAGCATGCCGTCGGGGCCGAACGCGATCCGGCCGCCGTTGTGGGTGGTGTCGCGGGGGATCCCCGTGACGACGTCCTCGGCGACGCCCAGCCCGAGCGACCCCGGCTCGCCCGTCACGGGCATCCGGACGATGCGGTTGTCCGTGGCGCTCGTGAAGTACGCGTACAGCTGCGTGCCCCCGTCGACCTCGCGCGTGGCGATGCCGAGGAGGCCGCCCTCGCCCAGGGGGCCCACGCCCGCGATCGTCCCCGCGACGCGCGTCGTGCCGTCCGCGAGCACCTCGACGATGCGGGAGGTGTCGCGCTCGCTCACGAGCAGGGCGCCGGACGGCAGCTCGGCCATCGACCACGGCGACGTGAGGCCCGTGGTGGTCGCGGTCGGCGTGCCGGAGGGGGCGACGCCCGGAGGCGCGGTGTCCGTGCTCGTGGGGGAGGGGGCCGGCGGCTCCGTCGCGCGCACGTCGACCGGCGACCCGTCGTCGTTCGTGCAGCCCGAGAGCGCGACGATCGCGGCGAGGCCGAGCACGGCGAGGCGCGCCGGGCGGGTGCGGGAGCGGCGGTTCATGGGGACTCCGGTGGTTCGGCGGGCGTCGGCGCCCGGTGCGGCCTCAGGGCCTGGTCTGGAAGACGCTGCGGGCGGGGGAGGGGGACGGGACGGCGGTCGCGTCGGTGACGACGGAGGCGCCGGCGATGAAGTCGGCGAGCTCGCGCCCCTCGACGACCTTGGCGGGGTGGGGGCCGCCCGCGAGCAGGCGCGGCACGAAGTCGAGCGGGAGCGGCGTGGCGGACGCCGCGAAGACGACGTTGCCGAACCGCCGCCCCTTGAGCACCTGCGTCTCCGCGAGCGCGGCCACGTGCGGCAGCACGTCCTGGATGGTCGCGGCCTGCCCGCGCGCGAAGGCGAGGCCGTGGCCGTCGGCGACGTTGACCGTGATGATCCCGCCGGGCGCGAGGAACGCGGCGGCCTCCGCGTGGAACTCGCGGCTCGTGATGTGGGCGGGCGTGCGCGCGCCGCTGAAGACGTCCACCACGATGAGGTCGACGGATCCGCGGAGCCCCTGCGGCAGCCGCCCCATGACCTCGCGCGCGTCTCCGTAGCGCAGCCGGATGGAGGCCTTCCTCGACCACGGCAGGTGCTCGCGCACGAGGTCCACGAGGTCCTGCTCGAGCTCGATGACCTGCTGGCGCGATCCCGGCCGCGTCGCCTCCACGTAGCGCGGGATGGTGAGCGCGCCGGCTCCGAGGTGCAGCGCGGTGATCGCCTCCCCGGGCTCGCCGAGCAGGTCGATGACGTGGCCCATCCGCTG
The nucleotide sequence above comes from Clavibacter sp. B3I6. Encoded proteins:
- a CDS encoding EVE domain-containing protein; this translates as MIRYWVGVVSRDRVLDGLDLGIAQVNRGAREPVERLGEADGFVYYSPRESYPDGQLLRSFTAIGRVADAAPYQGRVGEWRPWRRRMDWDLGAVDAPIRPLVPVLDFTRDSLEWGRKLAPGLLEISRDDFEVIRQAMRRGAPEPSRRVIRGGAGPWTPVASDRDLLR
- a CDS encoding 2-phosphosulfolactate phosphatase, translating into MTSSADAAHPDPSTQARYQVRLDGGVAGARRIASGADVIVWVDALPSVPPPTAARRDEVLATMPARPAVVSAGLADGPAVAAWILALQEALDRRAYVAVVAAGTVEADGSWRACAEDQLAAGAVVDALAALGIDATSPEAAVACAAYQQLRPAVGHLLTASVSARRLDAAGHGALVSASLAADPADVVVHRLHRDA
- a CDS encoding DUF427 domain-containing protein, producing MKALLNGVTVAEAPKDELIQIEGNWYFPPQSVDMSLLTETSTPYHCPWKGDTQYYSVKDGETQLQDRAWSYPTPIPSSFDRVGRDYSGYVAFWKEVRVSE
- a CDS encoding CGNR zinc finger domain-containing protein, encoding MSRAPGSERPTGQWITDPDGLRWFLDTGAVSLDLAYTGALGDPEPREALPDAAALGAWLSAHLAPVSEPAERDLADARTLRQAIGDIAAALADGREPAPRDVDVLNLYAATPDLPPALGGGSRQAGRALARPAQALASAARDAVAVFGAGSERIHRCSADDCTVLYLDTTRSGTRRWCSMRRCGNRAKVRAHRARQLRERRTGIPARVAPLRPAPADGAPADGPGDDDGPGAGAPGP
- a CDS encoding SprT-like domain-containing protein; translated protein: MADLARVRIWAEALIALHLDPSWTFAFDHARTRAGACHYGDRRITVSRHLAGRFADDEIHQVLLHEVAHALAGSRAGHGPRWKRTAAELGYEGSRLHSGAVAEELAPWVGACPAGHAHFRYRKPTRPLACGLCSRRFDAAHLIAWTKRDVPSGAAASASRADRREGAA
- a CDS encoding sorbosone dehydrogenase family protein gives rise to the protein MNRRSRTRPARLAVLGLAAIVALSGCTNDDGSPVDVRATEPPAPSPTSTDTAPPGVAPSGTPTATTTGLTSPWSMAELPSGALLVSERDTSRIVEVLADGTTRVAGTIAGVGPLGEGGLLGIATREVDGGTQLYAYFTSATDNRIVRMPVTGEPGSLGLGVAEDVVTGIPRDTTHNGGRIAFGPDGMLYATTGDANLRDAAQDPISLAGKILRLTPDGQGAEDNPTPGSPVYSMGHRNPQGIAWDAEGNLWSAEFGQDTWDELNLIEPGGNYGWPVVEGASDDAAADAYIDPVRQWGTDDASPSGIAVVGDTVFMAGLGGQRLWVVRPGAVATDPIPDDRVAEFYTREYGRIRDVQAAPDGSLRMLTGNTDGRGTPRDGDDKLLRVELMPIQAG
- a CDS encoding spermidine synthase, which gives rise to MPEHPSTVLTLSGHRAVIEPDRFVPGAYQLVVDGTPQSHVNMDDPGELFFEYVQRMGHVIDLLGEPGEAITALHLGAGALTIPRYVEATRPGSRQQVIELEQDLVDLVREHLPWSRKASIRLRYGDAREVMGRLPQGLRGSVDLIVVDVFSGARTPAHITSREFHAEAAAFLAPGGIITVNVADGHGLAFARGQAATIQDVLPHVAALAETQVLKGRRFGNVVFAASATPLPLDFVPRLLAGGPHPAKVVEGRELADFIAGASVVTDATAVPSPSPARSVFQTRP